A segment of the Trifolium pratense cultivar HEN17-A07 linkage group LG7, ARS_RC_1.1, whole genome shotgun sequence genome:
AAATTGGAATAAACCAATGGTTTGATTGATGAATTAACACTCTTTTGTGAAATTGATCTATCAGGTGTGTTGCTAATTAGTAATTAATCATTATAAAGAGGAATAAAACCTTgctaaaattaaaatcatagaCGAGGAGGTGGAAAACAGATCAACCTGATAACAGTGGAAAATGTAAACAATTTTTATGtcagttggttttttttttttttgaagagaaatagaaacataaaaatGGAAGAAATGAAAGGAATCATTGATTCTGAAAGTAGTTATTTGCTGGCTGTTGTTTCATGTTTGGATTTGTCTTCATTTATGGTGAGAGTTTGAGAAGTTTGAGAAGTTGATTGGTGAGAACCGTGGAGTATGTTTGATTGCGCTTTTAAAACGGAGCTTTTACTGAGTTCATGGGTTTTGCCTCCGGATACGAGGCGTACGTGCCTCTACCTAAGGCGTTCGAGCAAATTTTTTAGTAGGTGCGAGGCTTCTAATTCGTGTCACATGAGGTTGATTAATGTAATCACCATTGGAATAAAATTGGTTATATGTTTTTGCTTACGGATTTTTAAATGTAAATGTAGCaatttggataaataatttcttttaaaaagatTGCTTAGAGTGCCAGGTAGCAATCGTTAACAAAatccataaatatattatacaaaAGGTCTTAAATACAAACTAATTGATGTCTAACCTATTTAATATTATCAATTGAATTAGAACTTATAAACACTGTAATTTTTGGGTTTAGAGTGTTTAGGAAGACAGTTTTTGAGTTTAGAGTGTTGAAGAAGACATAATTTTTAATCCTTGTAAAATCGTCACTAATAATAAAGTCAACACCATCTATTTCCATTCTTATCTCACCATTTCCATTTCTCACAATAGCAATGGATACTTCTCCAAAATTGAAGAAAGGAGGATCAAGGAAGAAAGCGGTGTCGAGATCCACTAGAGCCGGTCTTCGATTCCCCGTCGGAAGAATCTGCCGTTATTTGAAGAAAGGTAGATACGCTCAACGTATTGGTACTGATGCTCCTGTATACTTAGCTGCTGTCTTGAATATCTAGCTGCTGAGGTAAATaaccttttttcattttttgttgctACGAGTTGGAGATTATTGAATTTGTCGTCTAGATCAATGAATGCAGTTTTTCAAAGATCGAGTTTTGCTATCCAAAAAGGtttagcggcgcagcttgttgtccgtctaccttttgttcatatataattattataatatgtatatataaataatgtcaACTTGAGAAACATGGTTTTCATTTTAAACCTTATTAATTGGAAATTTGTTTTATGTGAAGGTTTCTTGAGTTGGCTGGAAATGCAGCTCGTGATAACAAGAAGAAAAGGATTAGTCCAAGACATATTTGGGTGGGTTTGTACATGGATAAAGAATTTGAGGAATTGCTTGCTGGTGTTACCATTCCTCATGGTGGTTTTCTTAGAAACAGTAACATTCCATATTTCAGTAAAATACCATCACTAACAGAAAACACAATTTGTAGTAGTTCTCAACAAGTTTTGTTAAGAAATTAAGTTTTTCTTATagtgtactccctccgtcccaaaatgaatgagccattttgaatatatgtacTATTCATACATAttgctttgaccatatttttctactaataaataaaaataaatattaacatataagatgttgttaggttcgtctcgatgagtattttcaaaatatcaattttttataatttttactattatacaattaaagatagtcgtcaaaattatgcattgacatgcgtTTCTCGGTCAACTGACTCACTCATTTTGGGACTATATCATTCAAATAATTTGAGAACCAAATGATTGTATTAAGTGGTTAATAATATGCCTCACCTAATATTTTGTGAAAGTTCACTGTATGACTGTCTGTCTGTAAGGAGAATAAGAAAACTTTAATTAATAGTTTcatatttaatgaaaaattggttGGACAATACTATTTGACAGACGAAACCCCTCGATTTTCTTCTTATCTTAAAGTAGTTTTTCTTTCGGGTTTGACCAAGATTCTTTCCTTTCActtttcattcgattaagcaattGATCCAATCATTGACATTGCAAGTAATGTTTGATCGatcaatcaattttttgtttttgttgttgatgtatTCATGTTATGTTCACCGGCACAACATAGAAAATCAAGATGTTCTCGTTCATCCTACAACTAGGGCCGTCCATACATATATTGGAGGCCCGGGTCTAATTTATCTGGGCAAATTTAGTCGTTCTTGTCCTACGAAAATAGGCATTAGGATAGCTAAAACAAACTAATTTAAAACGATATTTACGTGGGATTTGAGCTTCAATGCGTGTTGAATCCCTTAGATGATGTTTCAATTTTGATTTCAAGCTTTGAATGCGTGTGAAAAGCTTACCCCTTCGATTTGGATTTTTGATTGTGTGTTAATGAAATAATATCAATGAAGTTTTGTGGCCCCAATACTTTGGAGACCCATATATTAACCCATATATGCTTAAGGAGTGAAACCTTCCACAGAAACACCGTATTTTATgagatttcattttttttattttttatttttaattttgtatagGGATAAATAAAGTAACTTATTTGCTTAttctattcaatttttttggttaaattgGATTTGTTATATTTATTGGTTATGTTTGTGGATTTGATGTGAAGGAAGTGACGGATTTATGAATTTGGTGATAATGTGGTGATGGGTTTTTGGGTTTGAAAATTTGGTTGACGATGGTTAAcaatttttgataaaatttaacTGAAAAAACTTATTTGGTAGACATATGTATAGTTAGAGGACTGAAAAGAAACAGTAAATAATTATGGGATAAAAATGATACTATTTTTttgccagactttacttacctcacgaCCGAACTTATTTGGTTCGATTCCTGGGTGAAACAATTTTTAGGCtaaactttacttacctcgcgatCGAATTCTGAACTACTAGGTCCATTTTCCTAGGAACCAAAacgttataaacaaaaaaaattgacataataTAGTCTACGATTTTATCTATAATCTTGTTCGTGGATCAGAGTATCAGGCCTTAATTAAGTCTGTCAAGTTAACTAAACACTAGGctgattcattttatttattcttcatATATTTCTCATTCATTTTGTTTTAAGTTCGATCAAATAATCTATAAGATGGTTAACctcttttttaatattatttttcctctatattaatttaattacccttttatttttatgaaacaaGTCCATATGAATGACAATTCTGAGACTGCACATTTTATCCGCTtttaagttaatattttttactatatgTATTTTAGTGTAATAATGAATACACCAATAAGTAATTTTGTAAAACTACTATCATCTTTTTTTGATCTAAATATTCATCTTAAtcttgataaaaatttaaacatgtCACTTAATATGAAACGGAAGAATGAGCTCTACAATTTTATAAGTTAgtcaaaataaactaatttactGACCAATAATAAATTAGTACTAAACTTAATGATTAAGTCTTTGTCAAAATAAGTAAGTCAAATGAGCTATACAATTTTATAAGTTAGtcaaataagttattttttttatcaattatttattttaagttagtcaaataaacaataaattgaattatttacttttctttcaaatatatatatacttttatattatttataatctAAGTAATTCTCATTGGTTCATTTTAGAAAACACGGATTGCCAAATAAGCAATCTTCAGCCATAGATAAGTTCTAATCCAACGGCCTAAAACCTTTCAATGCAAAATCCTACAACAAACTCTGACACTATAAAACCTTGCCATCACATTCACCATTTTCTTCATCACATTCGTCCTTCATTTCATTTCTCAGAGTTTCTCAAAACACAGAGAATTCTCAGCTAGATTCAATTCGAAGCTTTCTCTCTCGCAACAATGGAAGCAACCAAGACTAAGAAAGTAGGAGCTGGAGGAAGAAAAGGTGGTGAATCAAGGAAGAAGGCGGTTACCAGATCCACCAGAGCTGGTCTTCAATTCCCCGTCGGAAGAATCGGCCGTTACTTGAAGAAAGGTCGTTATGCTAAGCGTATCGGTACCGGTGCTCCGGTTTACCTCGCCGCCGTTCTTGAATATCTTGCTGCTGAGGtaaatttcaatttcagtttCGATTTAAATTTTCCctcttctttttcaattttgaatctgaaaccctaatttcatgATCAGGTTCTTGAATTGGCTGGAAATGCTGCACGTGACAACAAGAAGAATCGGATTATCCCTAGGCATGTGTTGTTGGCTGTGAGGAACGATGATGAGCTTGGAAAATTGCTTGCTGGTGTCACTATTGCTCATGGTGGTGTTCTTCCTAATATTAATCCAATTCTTTTGCCTAAGAAGAATGAGAAAGCTGCTGCTAAGGAGCCGAAATCTCCATCGAAGGCTGGAAAATCACCGAAGAATGCTTAGATTTTAGTTTCTTGTTGGTTTTGTTGATATATAATATCACAGTTTAGGCACATGTAATGTAGCTTAAATATGTTCATGTGTTTGAAGTATTTTACTATTTAGGATTTGGATCACAGTGAATCTTATGTAAAAGTTTGATTCATTAATGGAAAATATCTTGAGCTTGGTTTTAATCGTTTTTACACTATGTTTGTTTTGATAGATTTATTAGAGAGAGAAataaagaagagagaaatagtaaAGAAATAAGGTATTTCTTTAGTTTGGATAAAGGGAGAAATAAGGAGAGAGAGAAATTTTTTAGGTGGGTCCCATGCCAAAAGAAATCTCTCCTCAATAGGTGAGATTTGTGAATTGAAGGAGTGGAGAGATGCATTTTCCCACAATGTCCttctccttattttattttttttagttttaatattcaactttattttttatttttttaaatatgaaggataaattagtctttttcatttttattaatttctctctattcatatttctactcatcctcttctctatttctattcatccaaacaatATAGAATTTCCACTCAACTTCTCTCTTAtttctatcttttttatttctctcttcactatttctttctttcctatTTCTTTGAACATCCAAACACAGTGTAATCTTTTGCGTAGAAATGTTATTTATGATTTTGCCTAAATTGATAATGGAACTTaagttttaattattgattttaGATGTATGTACTGTAATTCTCATTAACTGTGATCTGTGATTTTGAGGTTCTGATCATGTTGAGGGAAATAATGAGGAATTTGATGTTCAATTAACTCAAATTATGACATGTGAGATTTTAATATCTAGACTAATATATCATACCGTAAACGATGGGGACTTGCTTTTActagttttgaattttgatgcgTGTAGGTGGTTCAGAATCGAGTTTCGTTAGATAGCTAATACCAAAATATCAATAAACTTCAAAAGTGATTAATTTCGCTTAAGGATCACAGGAAGTATTTTAGGTCATTTTTCAAATCATTGTGGTACTCGCAAAATACTATTGGGCCGTCGCACccgataaaataaattttatagtaGATGATCTAATAGATTTTGGAGGAGCTCTTACCAAAGTCATGTTAAAATTTAGGTTGAGCTTAATTTAACTTTATAAAATTGACTTTTAAAGAGAGATTGTAcctcactttttttttgacgaacaATAACTTATAacatttcattattcaataaaGGAACAATACAAATAGGTAATGTCTCAAATTGATAGCGACGAGGCCAAGAaatggccgccctagcaagTGTATGGGCAACCATGTTCGCTTGCCGCTTGATAAACTTAACCATAAAGTTTGGATTACATTGCAAGATATTATTAATATGGCAAATAAAAAGACTAAACTCAGAACTACACATTTTCATGTCATTTCTCAACTAATGAGACTCTTAACAAGTTAGTAACAAAAGTGAAGTGAGAATTCAAAGTCTTTTCATCAATACCGTTATGGATAATTTTTTTGGACTTCTACAAGTACATCAATTTCGACTATTGTTTGTTTCAAGATTCTCCAATTTAACCATTTGTTAGGATAGGCAATTGATACTTGGAGACGATGATGAAATTGGCATTAGCCCCGTATGCTACTTTATTCTATGATATTCCGAAATGCACCCAAAAAATTGTTAGACtgttttaagagtttttttttttttttttttgtcgaacACCTCACCGATGCACACTTAATTTAATCTAAGtttcaacaaaaatgaaaaacaaatagGTCACACAACTAAAAACAACACTACTCCAAACCGAAGCCTCGGCTAGGTATGTTGTTTTGGAAGTGGGTAGGGCACTAGTGGCTCTGAGGGCCGACAAATAACCAAGAAGATGGGAATCTGATGCTTAAGAACATGGTTAAGAATTTGTCTAGGATGTTTCGCATAAACTCAACAATAAAACAATCTAAACGGACAAGTAAAAAGCCATGACCACATAAATTAGTCTTTTTTAGGTAAGCGTAGTCCAAATTAAAAGCTTGAACAAATTTAGCTAATAAACGACTTTGATTCACCACACGCCTAACATGAATGAAACTAATAGACTTATAACTAGAACTTAAATTGAAGCAATCTTCTCCAATTGTTTCCAAGTAGATTGACACATGATGCTTGTCTTTGTTTCCATGTAGATGGTTTCATACCATCCATTTCTCCTTTATCTTATTGTTCCATTGATATTGAATTAAATCCCATCAATTTatgttttataattaaattcatAGAATTAACTTTATAATTTATCCAACTCTGTATATTAAACGAGAATATATTCTCTCTTAAAAGTATACATTCACTCACTAGATCTTTTTCTACCAGTAAAAGTGttgataacataaaaaatacttcctccggtcctatatataaaaaacactttgaaaaaaatttttggtcatttttataagaaactatctttaaatttattctttattaaatagataatctcttgtatacccttattaaattgtataaaatgcaacatatttgaatgttatgcattaattacataaacacattcccaatgttagttttggaataacacataatattttagaatttttaataaaaaaaataagcataattagtatgtgtatttttttcaacgtgttccttatatataggaccggagggagtactactTATTAACAATATTATGTCTTgaatttagtaaaataaaattatgtgttGGATCATTCATATAATAATTAACCATATAATAATTAAACAAGTCATTGGGCTCAAAATTGATTAATGAGCTTCATCAAAAAGGATGGATTTCTGGAGAACTCGGGTTCGATTtttgggtggaacaatttcttggtcagactttacttacctcgtgaCCAAACTCTGACTACTAGGGTCTCTTTCCCCTAAGAATCATAAGGTTATAAAAAAGATTCATATAATAACTATATTTAACATTAAATTtgtaacatttaataaaaaattgtattatatattcaacttaacaattttacaattttaacaATTTTAGCTGTTAAAATTGGACTATAATTTGTGGAATTTTCCTTTAATTctttaattgaattgaatgtcCTATGTTCCCCACCAGCCTGACCCTACAAAACCTCTGAGCTGATTAATTCAGAGCAACAACTAATTAATCAACACGTTTTTAACTataaataattatcataattattatgcGTGAACAAATGCCTAATACCCAAAAAAACCGTTAAACCAAAACTACAAGACTACCCACAAATGCAGTTGCGTCATAATGCAAGAAAGTTTTGTAAACGTGCTTCCACGCCACCTCTTTCTTCTAACTCAGTGCCACACAATTATATAACTTCTCACTCTATTCCACCAACACTTATATTCCTAAGTACTACTTAGgttcttgtttttgtttatttgtttttaatgatCAACTAATCATGTTTAGTCTTGTTTGCTTCCATTCATTTTTCCGGGAACTTCCCTATGCAACCAAATGGACGGTTCTATTGATTATTACTGCGGTGTTGGCTTCGTTGGCGCCCGGTGTGGCCTTTATGTTTGCAGTATCTCAATCATCAAAGCCATGTCAACATCATGAATCTGTGAGGATTCCTTTCGATTCTCCGACGGAGATGGTTTGCTTGCCGGAATATGCGGTGGTTAGCACTTCCCACTTTGATTTCTTCTTGCCAACTTTGTTTGCTGCTTTGGTTGTTTCTGTTTCTACTTGCTTGCTTCGTTCTGTACTCTCTACATGAAGATGCACattcattttattcatttttttcttaacCCTCTCTCATTCGAAAGGAAAATTGACTCTACTAATCCGGGTTATATGTAAGTAAAGTTTGATTAAGGATTCCTGGTCAGacttacttacctcgcggcagAACTCTGGATTACTTTCCCCCGGAAAGTAgagggttaataaaaaaaagtttgattaagGACTGATAGAAAGTTTTATACTTTGAATTTTGTATACATGATTGTATTGAATTCATTCAGTTACTACCATGATAAAATCATTAGATGTTATTTTGCTAGAAAGtttgtaaatttaatttgtgtGTTCTTGTACTTATCTAACATTTTCCAAGATTGATAGGACCATGGTAGATTTTACCTAGCTACCTATCTCCACATACATGAAATGCCtcttcatttttgttttcaagtaTACATGGCACACAAAGCATAATAACAAGAATTTACAAACCAAACACTCAATGGCACATGAAGCACATTGCAACACTAGAGATGCTACATAGTGTATTGAAAATATACTATTTACCAATCCATTAATGTTCTCCTAACTCTATTTACAATTAGATTTCTAGCAACAATACCTGTTAATTGAAATTCACAGTTCTCATCCAAAAGAAATCTGTAAACCTCCCATTCACGATCTGATGCCGAATACCTTCCTACTTCAGCCTAACACAAAAAgggaatttatttatttgacagTAGCAAAGACACTACAGAATTACTATCACATTTCTGAGTTTTCTTACCGAGAAAATGCAGATTCCAAGTGTTTTGAGAGCAAATGTAACATCATAAAAAACTCGAGGTCTTCCGTTTCCAGAAAGCTCGACTGGATTGGCGACCAATAGTTCAGTATCCGGGCCTCGGTCTGCAATGATAGCTCGCAACGGATGAAGCATTTCCAATTTCAAACGAGAACATAGTTCACCTTGCTTGTCAGGATCCAAAATCTTTTTCCCATCTTTCTGCTGAATGAATATGTCTAACTCACGATACCCCATGACATTTGGTGAAAACCGGCCATACGAaatctgctaaaaaaaattcaagcgTCATTAAActactattatatatatagttgccagcgcaaatacaaattcaatacAATTTCTATTCCGACAACTAATTATGTACCATAGTATGAATAAttatggtgaagaaaaaacTGTACCTTAAAATTTAGGTCTTTGAAAGTTCTCATGATGTCGTAATGAAGGCCCTTGTGATCAACACATTGAATTTGAAGTAGTGTATGAGCCGGGCTTAAGGAATTGTCTAGTGTTACATTGGCTTTCTTCAACTTTTGCATATTTGGGCTAAGAGATTGTGATCGAACTTCATTATCCGACAACTCACATTGAAATAGTTCCTTGGCTAGCACAGGAGACAGAGAAGAGATGCCATGATTATGTTCATACTCTTGTCCTGCCAATTGAAGTTCACATTTGATACACGAATCTGCCAAATCTGTGTTTAATCTTTCACATGTCTCATCCTGTCGCTTTCTTGTGTGTAGAAGTTCCCTATAAGAAAATGGAAGCAAGTATGGTTACTTAGCACTGACACAAACACCTGGCACATTACAAACACCAATACTTCAAAACTCAAtaataatttgtgaaaataaattaattgaatgtaatcacatgtaTTGATGTCTTGTCTGCGTCGGATACCCCACATACATTTTCAATTAGAAGTGTTGGTGCTACCAAGGCAGTTATAAAAAACTCTACATTCTATATGTTGTATAAAATCAAAAACTTCACTCACATGTTATCTGTTATGAAAAATAGGTCCAAAACCTTGCCATCCGGGGTTGTAGTCACTTTCACCCTTTGAATTGTAAGTTCAAGCTCAGACAGGACTTTCGTCACATCTAGAACAAAATCATGAACAAAGGTATAATCAACACAATTAGAGATGAAATAATCAAAATGTATATACATATGGAAGATCATTTCGGGCGAAGATATTTTGATTACCGTGCAATAATCCTTTTCGATCGAGGCAAGATAACTTCAATAGATAAACAGGAGAAGATGTGGTGGGTTTCTGGACAAGATAAAATGAGGCTAAACAAGGTGGACAAATTGCCTGAAGACGGTCTTTCAGATAAGAATAACTCATAGGAAGCAATACAGATTGTGGAATAACCC
Coding sequences within it:
- the LOC123898428 gene encoding ACT domain-containing protein ACR9-like; translation: MMRLLSSGNDDAVQIQLGNKPGEPFIITVNCPDKTGLACDICRFILHFGLSILKGDVSTDGMWCYIVLWVIPQSVLLPMSYSYLKDRLQAICPPCLASFYLVQKPTTSSPVYLLKLSCLDRKGLLHDVTKVLSELELTIQRVKVTTTPDGKVLDLFFITDNMELLHTRKRQDETCERLNTDLADSCIKCELQLAGQEYEHNHGISSLSPVLAKELFQCELSDNEVRSQSLSPNMQKLKKANVTLDNSLSPAHTLLQIQCVDHKGLHYDIMRTFKDLNFKISYGRFSPNVMGYRELDIFIQQKDGKKILDPDKQGELCSRLKLEMLHPLRAIIADRGPDTELLVANPVELSGNGRPRVFYDVTFALKTLGICIFSAEVGRYSASDREWEVYRFLLDENCEFQLTGIVARNLIVNRVRRTLMDW
- the LOC123899441 gene encoding uncharacterized protein LOC123899441, which gives rise to MFSLVCFHSFFRELPYATKWTVLLIITAVLASLAPGVAFMFAVSQSSKPCQHHESVRIPFDSPTEMVCLPEYAVVSTSHFDFFLPTLFAALVVSVSTCLLRSVLST
- the LOC123897628 gene encoding probable histone H2A.1 codes for the protein MEATKTKKVGAGGRKGGESRKKAVTRSTRAGLQFPVGRIGRYLKKGRYAKRIGTGAPVYLAAVLEYLAAEVLELAGNAARDNKKNRIIPRHVLLAVRNDDELGKLLAGVTIAHGGVLPNINPILLPKKNEKAAAKEPKSPSKAGKSPKNA